In Vicugna pacos chromosome 10, VicPac4, whole genome shotgun sequence, the following proteins share a genomic window:
- the OR52B6 gene encoding olfactory receptor 52B6 — protein MAQARALRKIMALLSASNTAAVNNSDTRMAGCLLIGIPGLEHLHIWLSTPFCTMYVAAMTGNGILICVILSQPSLHEPMYIFLSMLASADILLSTSTMPKALANFWLGFSHISFDGCLTQMFFIHFLFVADSAVLLAMAFDRYVAICSPLRYATILTSTVIGNIAAATLTCSFIIMFPSIFLLKRLHYCRINIIVHTFCEHMGIARLSCSDISTNVWYGLAAALLCTGLDIILIAVSYIHILRAIFHLPSQGARSKALSTCGSHVCVILLFYIPALFSVFAYRFGGKRIPRYVHILLANLYVVIPPMLNPIIYGVRTKQILDGAKQMFTNLAKESK, from the coding sequence ATGGCGCAGGCGAGGGCGCTGCGGAAAATCATGGCCCTTTTATCTGCTAGCAACACAGCTGCTGTGAACAACTCTGATACTCGCATGGCCGGCTGCCTCCTGATTGGCATCCCTGGACTGGAGCACCTCCACATCTGGCTCTCCACCCCCTTCTGCACCATGTATGTAGCTGCCATGACAGGCAACGGCATTTTAATTTGTGTCATCCTCTCCCAGCCAAGCCTGCACGAGCCCATGTACATATTCCTGTCCATGTTGGCCAGTGCTGACATCTTGCTCTCCACTTCCACCATGCCCAAAGCACTGGCCAACTTCTGGCTAGGTTTCAGCCATATTTCCTTTGATGGCTGCCTCACCCAGATGTTTTTCATCCACTTCCTTTTCGTGGCTGACTCTGCAGTCCTACTGGCAATGGCCTTtgaccgctacgtggccatctgctCCCCTTTGAGATATGCCACCATCCTCACCAGCACAGTCATTGGGAATATCGCCGCTGCCACTCTGACCTGCAGCTTCATCATCAtgtttccttccatctttctCCTCAAGCGCCTGCACTACTGTCGGATCAATATCATCGTGCATACATTTTGTGAGCACATGGGCATTGCCCGTCTGTCCTGCTCTGATATCTCCACTAATGTCTGGTACGGGTTGGCAGCTGCTCTGCTCTGCACAGGCCTGGACATCATCCTTATCGCTGTTTCCTACATTCACATCCTCCGAGCTATCTTCCACCTCCCTTCTCAAGGTGCCCGGTCCAAGGCCCTGAGCACTTGCGGCTCCCACGTCTGTGTCATCCTACTCTTCTACATCCCTGCcctcttttctgtctttgcctATAGGTTTGGTGGGAAACGCATTCCACGCTATGTCCACATCCTCCTGGCTAACCTCTATGTGGTCATCCCACCTATGCTCAATCCCATTATTTATGGAGTGAGGACCAAGCAGATTTTGGACGGGGCTAAGCAGATGTTTACAAATCTTGCCAAAGAATCTAAATAA